A portion of the Tachysurus fulvidraco isolate hzauxx_2018 chromosome 8, HZAU_PFXX_2.0, whole genome shotgun sequence genome contains these proteins:
- the muc13b gene encoding mucin-13b isoform X14, which yields MALIKQLLSLYLLFLLVGGNVVLTITATSAPITNVTATSAPITTVTATSAPITNVTATSAPITNVTEQNTSASTIPVTETATSTPTTHVTEQDTSASTIPVTEQDTSASTIPVTEEATSAPITPATGETTSAPSTLAPGETTSAPSTPAPGGTTPAPTTLAPGPCASNSCPFGSTCQELLHNYTCVCQPGLFYNEVQKVCYLAKTFPTELKLAESFQQGMEDQNSLIFKQTADEILNALQDAFKDIDYLGSTVLSLKKGSVIADVENFFSPTSEVTADTVKKHLSEAIKKPGVLLGANVMYDNICNKGYCHDESTNCDPGSGLASCTCRDGYIKITQTNQACAACPSGQKAVNQEECKLCAFGFSGFNCEDPYLLILVVVACVLGTLFLATLTGAIVLYTRSKKMTKSPEKIPANGNLEFTKPAGIPRIPRVNPNSGWQPTNLEMTDSGSRHALVTKDRTETTAMWNYDYPEDTRSYKTQTPSRTGYAATGAYDGSRVTRNPYYDAYDDKIRRY from the exons CCACATCTGCTCCCATTACAACTGTAACAG CCACATCTGCTCCCATTACAAATGTAACAG CCACATCTGCTCCCATTACAAATGTAACAG AACAAAACACATCTGCTTCCACTATACCTGTAACAG AGACAGCCACATCTACTCCCACTACACATGTAACAG AACAAGACACATCTGCTTCCACTATACCTGTAACAG AGCAAGACACATCTGCTTCCACTATACCTGTAACAG AGGAAGCCACATCTGCTCCCATTACACCTGCAACAG GTGAAACCACATCTGCTCCTTCTACACTTGCACCAG GTGAAACCACATCTGCTccttctacacctgcaccag GTGGAACCACACCTGCTCCCACTACACTTGCACCAG GTCCATGTGCCTCTAACTCTTGTCCATTTGGCAGCACTTGTCAAGAACTCCTGCATAAttacacatgtgtgtgtcaACCGGGACTGTTCTACAATGAAGTGCAGAAAGTTTGTTATCTAG CAAAGACTTTCCCAACCGAGTTAAAATTGGCAGAGAGCTTTCAGCAAGGAATGGAAGACCAgaactcattaatattcaaacaAACAGCAGATGAAATTCTTAATGCG cttCAGGATGCTTTCAAGGATATTGATTATCTTGGATCCACAGTGTTGAGTCTAAA AAAAGGCAGTGTGATAGCAGATGTAGAGAATTTCTTCAGCCCCACATCAGAGGTTACTGCAGACACTGTAAAGAAACACTTAAGTGAAGCAATTAAGAAGCCTGGGGTTTTATTAGGCGCTAATGTCATGT ATGACAACATATGCAATAAAGGATACTGTCATGATGAAAGCACAAACTGTGATCCCGGCAGTGGTCTAGCTTCATGCACATGCAGGGATGGATATATCAAGATAACGCAAACAAACCAGGCATGTGCCG CCTGTCCAAGTGGTCAGAAAGCAGTGAATCAGGAAGAATGTAAATT atgtGCTTTTGGATTTTCTGGTTTCAACTGTGAAGATC CATATCTCTTAATCCTGGTTGTGGTCGCCTGTGTTTTGGGTACACTATTTCTTGCCACTCTCACAGGTGCTATTGTCTTGTACACGAG GTCAAAGAAAATGACCAAATCTCCAGAAAAAATACCCGCAAATGGCAATCTGGAGTTCACTAAACCTGCAGGAATTCCCAGGATCCCACGGGTTAACCCTAATTCTGGTTGGCAACCAACCAATCTGGAGATGACAGACAGTGGAAGTAGACATGCCCTGGTGACAAAAGATCGCACAGAGACCACAGCG ATGTGGAACTATGACTACCCTGAAGACACAAGGAGCTATAAGACCCAGACACCTTCTAGAACAGGATATGCAGCCACAGGAGCTTATGATGGCTCCAGGGTCACAAGAAACCCTTACTATGATGCATATGATGACAAAATACGCAGATACTAA
- the muc13b gene encoding mucin-13b isoform X1 encodes MALIKQLLSLYLLFLLVGGNVVLTITATSAPITNVTATSAPITTVTATSAPITNVTATSAPITNVTATSAPITNVTEQNTSASTIPVTGETTSTPTTPVTETATSTPTTHVTEQDTSASTIPVTEQDTSASTIPVTEEATSAPITPATGETTSAPSTLAPGETTSAPSTPAPGGTTPAPTTLAPGPCASNSCPFGSTCQELLHNYTCVCQPGLFYNEVQKVCYLAKTFPTELKLAESFQQGMEDQNSLIFKQTADEILNALQDAFKDIDYLGSTVLSLKKGSVIADVENFFSPTSEVTADTVKKHLSEAIKKPGVLLGANVMYDNICNKGYCHDESTNCDPGSGLASCTCRDGYIKITQTNQACAACPSGQKAVNQEECKLCAFGFSGFNCEDPYLLILVVVACVLGTLFLATLTGAIVLYTRSKKMTKSPEKIPANGNLEFTKPAGIPRIPRVNPNSGWQPTNLEMTDSGSRHALVTKDRTETTAMWNYDYPEDTRSYKTQTPSRTGYAATGAYDGSRVTRNPYYDAYDDKIRRY; translated from the exons CCACATCTGCTCCCATTACAACTGTAACAG CCACATCTGCTCCCATTACAAATGTAACAG CCACATCTGCTCCCATTACAAATGTAACAG CCACATCTGCTCCCATTACAAATGTAACAG AACAAAACACATCTGCTTCCACTATACCTGTAACAG GTGAAACCACATCTACTCCCACTACACCTGTAACAG AGACAGCCACATCTACTCCCACTACACATGTAACAG AACAAGACACATCTGCTTCCACTATACCTGTAACAG AGCAAGACACATCTGCTTCCACTATACCTGTAACAG AGGAAGCCACATCTGCTCCCATTACACCTGCAACAG GTGAAACCACATCTGCTCCTTCTACACTTGCACCAG GTGAAACCACATCTGCTccttctacacctgcaccag GTGGAACCACACCTGCTCCCACTACACTTGCACCAG GTCCATGTGCCTCTAACTCTTGTCCATTTGGCAGCACTTGTCAAGAACTCCTGCATAAttacacatgtgtgtgtcaACCGGGACTGTTCTACAATGAAGTGCAGAAAGTTTGTTATCTAG CAAAGACTTTCCCAACCGAGTTAAAATTGGCAGAGAGCTTTCAGCAAGGAATGGAAGACCAgaactcattaatattcaaacaAACAGCAGATGAAATTCTTAATGCG cttCAGGATGCTTTCAAGGATATTGATTATCTTGGATCCACAGTGTTGAGTCTAAA AAAAGGCAGTGTGATAGCAGATGTAGAGAATTTCTTCAGCCCCACATCAGAGGTTACTGCAGACACTGTAAAGAAACACTTAAGTGAAGCAATTAAGAAGCCTGGGGTTTTATTAGGCGCTAATGTCATGT ATGACAACATATGCAATAAAGGATACTGTCATGATGAAAGCACAAACTGTGATCCCGGCAGTGGTCTAGCTTCATGCACATGCAGGGATGGATATATCAAGATAACGCAAACAAACCAGGCATGTGCCG CCTGTCCAAGTGGTCAGAAAGCAGTGAATCAGGAAGAATGTAAATT atgtGCTTTTGGATTTTCTGGTTTCAACTGTGAAGATC CATATCTCTTAATCCTGGTTGTGGTCGCCTGTGTTTTGGGTACACTATTTCTTGCCACTCTCACAGGTGCTATTGTCTTGTACACGAG GTCAAAGAAAATGACCAAATCTCCAGAAAAAATACCCGCAAATGGCAATCTGGAGTTCACTAAACCTGCAGGAATTCCCAGGATCCCACGGGTTAACCCTAATTCTGGTTGGCAACCAACCAATCTGGAGATGACAGACAGTGGAAGTAGACATGCCCTGGTGACAAAAGATCGCACAGAGACCACAGCG ATGTGGAACTATGACTACCCTGAAGACACAAGGAGCTATAAGACCCAGACACCTTCTAGAACAGGATATGCAGCCACAGGAGCTTATGATGGCTCCAGGGTCACAAGAAACCCTTACTATGATGCATATGATGACAAAATACGCAGATACTAA
- the muc13b gene encoding mucin-13b isoform X6, with amino-acid sequence MALIKQLLSLYLLFLLVGGNVVLTITATSAPITNVTATSAPITTVTATSAPITNVTATSAPITNVTATSAPITNVTEQNTSASTIPVTGETTSTPTTPVTETATSTPTTHVTEQDTSASTIPVTEQDTSASTIPVTEEATSAPITPATGETTSAPSTLAPGGTTPAPTTLAPGPCASNSCPFGSTCQELLHNYTCVCQPGLFYNEVQKVCYLAKTFPTELKLAESFQQGMEDQNSLIFKQTADEILNALQDAFKDIDYLGSTVLSLKKGSVIADVENFFSPTSEVTADTVKKHLSEAIKKPGVLLGANVMYDNICNKGYCHDESTNCDPGSGLASCTCRDGYIKITQTNQACAACPSGQKAVNQEECKLCAFGFSGFNCEDPYLLILVVVACVLGTLFLATLTGAIVLYTRSKKMTKSPEKIPANGNLEFTKPAGIPRIPRVNPNSGWQPTNLEMTDSGSRHALVTKDRTETTAMWNYDYPEDTRSYKTQTPSRTGYAATGAYDGSRVTRNPYYDAYDDKIRRY; translated from the exons CCACATCTGCTCCCATTACAACTGTAACAG CCACATCTGCTCCCATTACAAATGTAACAG CCACATCTGCTCCCATTACAAATGTAACAG CCACATCTGCTCCCATTACAAATGTAACAG AACAAAACACATCTGCTTCCACTATACCTGTAACAG GTGAAACCACATCTACTCCCACTACACCTGTAACAG AGACAGCCACATCTACTCCCACTACACATGTAACAG AACAAGACACATCTGCTTCCACTATACCTGTAACAG AGCAAGACACATCTGCTTCCACTATACCTGTAACAG AGGAAGCCACATCTGCTCCCATTACACCTGCAACAG GTGAAACCACATCTGCTCCTTCTACACTTGCACCAG GTGGAACCACACCTGCTCCCACTACACTTGCACCAG GTCCATGTGCCTCTAACTCTTGTCCATTTGGCAGCACTTGTCAAGAACTCCTGCATAAttacacatgtgtgtgtcaACCGGGACTGTTCTACAATGAAGTGCAGAAAGTTTGTTATCTAG CAAAGACTTTCCCAACCGAGTTAAAATTGGCAGAGAGCTTTCAGCAAGGAATGGAAGACCAgaactcattaatattcaaacaAACAGCAGATGAAATTCTTAATGCG cttCAGGATGCTTTCAAGGATATTGATTATCTTGGATCCACAGTGTTGAGTCTAAA AAAAGGCAGTGTGATAGCAGATGTAGAGAATTTCTTCAGCCCCACATCAGAGGTTACTGCAGACACTGTAAAGAAACACTTAAGTGAAGCAATTAAGAAGCCTGGGGTTTTATTAGGCGCTAATGTCATGT ATGACAACATATGCAATAAAGGATACTGTCATGATGAAAGCACAAACTGTGATCCCGGCAGTGGTCTAGCTTCATGCACATGCAGGGATGGATATATCAAGATAACGCAAACAAACCAGGCATGTGCCG CCTGTCCAAGTGGTCAGAAAGCAGTGAATCAGGAAGAATGTAAATT atgtGCTTTTGGATTTTCTGGTTTCAACTGTGAAGATC CATATCTCTTAATCCTGGTTGTGGTCGCCTGTGTTTTGGGTACACTATTTCTTGCCACTCTCACAGGTGCTATTGTCTTGTACACGAG GTCAAAGAAAATGACCAAATCTCCAGAAAAAATACCCGCAAATGGCAATCTGGAGTTCACTAAACCTGCAGGAATTCCCAGGATCCCACGGGTTAACCCTAATTCTGGTTGGCAACCAACCAATCTGGAGATGACAGACAGTGGAAGTAGACATGCCCTGGTGACAAAAGATCGCACAGAGACCACAGCG ATGTGGAACTATGACTACCCTGAAGACACAAGGAGCTATAAGACCCAGACACCTTCTAGAACAGGATATGCAGCCACAGGAGCTTATGATGGCTCCAGGGTCACAAGAAACCCTTACTATGATGCATATGATGACAAAATACGCAGATACTAA
- the muc13b gene encoding mucin-13b isoform X7 — translation MALIKQLLSLYLLFLLVGGNVVLTITATSAPITNVTATSAPITTVTATSAPITNVTATSAPITNVTATSAPITNVTEQNTSASTIPVTGETTSTPTTPVTETATSTPTTHVTEQDTSASTIPVTEEATSAPITPATGETTSAPSTLAPGETTSAPSTPAPGGTTPAPTTLAPGPCASNSCPFGSTCQELLHNYTCVCQPGLFYNEVQKVCYLAKTFPTELKLAESFQQGMEDQNSLIFKQTADEILNALQDAFKDIDYLGSTVLSLKKGSVIADVENFFSPTSEVTADTVKKHLSEAIKKPGVLLGANVMYDNICNKGYCHDESTNCDPGSGLASCTCRDGYIKITQTNQACAACPSGQKAVNQEECKLCAFGFSGFNCEDPYLLILVVVACVLGTLFLATLTGAIVLYTRSKKMTKSPEKIPANGNLEFTKPAGIPRIPRVNPNSGWQPTNLEMTDSGSRHALVTKDRTETTAMWNYDYPEDTRSYKTQTPSRTGYAATGAYDGSRVTRNPYYDAYDDKIRRY, via the exons CCACATCTGCTCCCATTACAACTGTAACAG CCACATCTGCTCCCATTACAAATGTAACAG CCACATCTGCTCCCATTACAAATGTAACAG CCACATCTGCTCCCATTACAAATGTAACAG AACAAAACACATCTGCTTCCACTATACCTGTAACAG GTGAAACCACATCTACTCCCACTACACCTGTAACAG AGACAGCCACATCTACTCCCACTACACATGTAACAG AGCAAGACACATCTGCTTCCACTATACCTGTAACAG AGGAAGCCACATCTGCTCCCATTACACCTGCAACAG GTGAAACCACATCTGCTCCTTCTACACTTGCACCAG GTGAAACCACATCTGCTccttctacacctgcaccag GTGGAACCACACCTGCTCCCACTACACTTGCACCAG GTCCATGTGCCTCTAACTCTTGTCCATTTGGCAGCACTTGTCAAGAACTCCTGCATAAttacacatgtgtgtgtcaACCGGGACTGTTCTACAATGAAGTGCAGAAAGTTTGTTATCTAG CAAAGACTTTCCCAACCGAGTTAAAATTGGCAGAGAGCTTTCAGCAAGGAATGGAAGACCAgaactcattaatattcaaacaAACAGCAGATGAAATTCTTAATGCG cttCAGGATGCTTTCAAGGATATTGATTATCTTGGATCCACAGTGTTGAGTCTAAA AAAAGGCAGTGTGATAGCAGATGTAGAGAATTTCTTCAGCCCCACATCAGAGGTTACTGCAGACACTGTAAAGAAACACTTAAGTGAAGCAATTAAGAAGCCTGGGGTTTTATTAGGCGCTAATGTCATGT ATGACAACATATGCAATAAAGGATACTGTCATGATGAAAGCACAAACTGTGATCCCGGCAGTGGTCTAGCTTCATGCACATGCAGGGATGGATATATCAAGATAACGCAAACAAACCAGGCATGTGCCG CCTGTCCAAGTGGTCAGAAAGCAGTGAATCAGGAAGAATGTAAATT atgtGCTTTTGGATTTTCTGGTTTCAACTGTGAAGATC CATATCTCTTAATCCTGGTTGTGGTCGCCTGTGTTTTGGGTACACTATTTCTTGCCACTCTCACAGGTGCTATTGTCTTGTACACGAG GTCAAAGAAAATGACCAAATCTCCAGAAAAAATACCCGCAAATGGCAATCTGGAGTTCACTAAACCTGCAGGAATTCCCAGGATCCCACGGGTTAACCCTAATTCTGGTTGGCAACCAACCAATCTGGAGATGACAGACAGTGGAAGTAGACATGCCCTGGTGACAAAAGATCGCACAGAGACCACAGCG ATGTGGAACTATGACTACCCTGAAGACACAAGGAGCTATAAGACCCAGACACCTTCTAGAACAGGATATGCAGCCACAGGAGCTTATGATGGCTCCAGGGTCACAAGAAACCCTTACTATGATGCATATGATGACAAAATACGCAGATACTAA
- the muc13b gene encoding mucin-13b isoform X38 encodes MALIKQLLSLYLLFLLVGGNVVLTITATSAPITNVTATSAPITTVTEQNTSASTIPVTGETTSTPTTPVTETATSTPTTHVTEQDTSASTIPVTEEATSAPITPATGETTSAPSTLAPGETTSAPSTPAPGGTTPAPTTLAPGPCASNSCPFGSTCQELLHNYTCVCQPGLFYNEVQKVCYLAKTFPTELKLAESFQQGMEDQNSLIFKQTADEILNALQDAFKDIDYLGSTVLSLKKGSVIADVENFFSPTSEVTADTVKKHLSEAIKKPGVLLGANVMYDNICNKGYCHDESTNCDPGSGLASCTCRDGYIKITQTNQACAACPSGQKAVNQEECKLCAFGFSGFNCEDPYLLILVVVACVLGTLFLATLTGAIVLYTRSKKMTKSPEKIPANGNLEFTKPAGIPRIPRVNPNSGWQPTNLEMTDSGSRHALVTKDRTETTAMWNYDYPEDTRSYKTQTPSRTGYAATGAYDGSRVTRNPYYDAYDDKIRRY; translated from the exons CCACATCTGCTCCCATTACAACTGTAACAG AACAAAACACATCTGCTTCCACTATACCTGTAACAG GTGAAACCACATCTACTCCCACTACACCTGTAACAG AGACAGCCACATCTACTCCCACTACACATGTAACAG AGCAAGACACATCTGCTTCCACTATACCTGTAACAG AGGAAGCCACATCTGCTCCCATTACACCTGCAACAG GTGAAACCACATCTGCTCCTTCTACACTTGCACCAG GTGAAACCACATCTGCTccttctacacctgcaccag GTGGAACCACACCTGCTCCCACTACACTTGCACCAG GTCCATGTGCCTCTAACTCTTGTCCATTTGGCAGCACTTGTCAAGAACTCCTGCATAAttacacatgtgtgtgtcaACCGGGACTGTTCTACAATGAAGTGCAGAAAGTTTGTTATCTAG CAAAGACTTTCCCAACCGAGTTAAAATTGGCAGAGAGCTTTCAGCAAGGAATGGAAGACCAgaactcattaatattcaaacaAACAGCAGATGAAATTCTTAATGCG cttCAGGATGCTTTCAAGGATATTGATTATCTTGGATCCACAGTGTTGAGTCTAAA AAAAGGCAGTGTGATAGCAGATGTAGAGAATTTCTTCAGCCCCACATCAGAGGTTACTGCAGACACTGTAAAGAAACACTTAAGTGAAGCAATTAAGAAGCCTGGGGTTTTATTAGGCGCTAATGTCATGT ATGACAACATATGCAATAAAGGATACTGTCATGATGAAAGCACAAACTGTGATCCCGGCAGTGGTCTAGCTTCATGCACATGCAGGGATGGATATATCAAGATAACGCAAACAAACCAGGCATGTGCCG CCTGTCCAAGTGGTCAGAAAGCAGTGAATCAGGAAGAATGTAAATT atgtGCTTTTGGATTTTCTGGTTTCAACTGTGAAGATC CATATCTCTTAATCCTGGTTGTGGTCGCCTGTGTTTTGGGTACACTATTTCTTGCCACTCTCACAGGTGCTATTGTCTTGTACACGAG GTCAAAGAAAATGACCAAATCTCCAGAAAAAATACCCGCAAATGGCAATCTGGAGTTCACTAAACCTGCAGGAATTCCCAGGATCCCACGGGTTAACCCTAATTCTGGTTGGCAACCAACCAATCTGGAGATGACAGACAGTGGAAGTAGACATGCCCTGGTGACAAAAGATCGCACAGAGACCACAGCG ATGTGGAACTATGACTACCCTGAAGACACAAGGAGCTATAAGACCCAGACACCTTCTAGAACAGGATATGCAGCCACAGGAGCTTATGATGGCTCCAGGGTCACAAGAAACCCTTACTATGATGCATATGATGACAAAATACGCAGATACTAA
- the muc13b gene encoding mucin-13b isoform X26, which translates to MALIKQLLSLYLLFLLVGGNVVLTITATSAPITNVTATSAPITTVTEQNTSASTIPVTGETTSTPTTPVTATSTPTTHVTEQDTSASTIPVTEQDTSASTIPVTEEATSAPITPATGETTSAPSTLAPGETTSAPSTPAPGGTTPAPTTLAPGPCASNSCPFGSTCQELLHNYTCVCQPGLFYNEVQKVCYLAKTFPTELKLAESFQQGMEDQNSLIFKQTADEILNALQDAFKDIDYLGSTVLSLKKGSVIADVENFFSPTSEVTADTVKKHLSEAIKKPGVLLGANVMYDNICNKGYCHDESTNCDPGSGLASCTCRDGYIKITQTNQACAACPSGQKAVNQEECKLCAFGFSGFNCEDPYLLILVVVACVLGTLFLATLTGAIVLYTRSKKMTKSPEKIPANGNLEFTKPAGIPRIPRVNPNSGWQPTNLEMTDSGSRHALVTKDRTETTAMWNYDYPEDTRSYKTQTPSRTGYAATGAYDGSRVTRNPYYDAYDDKIRRY; encoded by the exons CCACATCTGCTCCCATTACAACTGTAACAG AACAAAACACATCTGCTTCCACTATACCTGTAACAG GTGAAACCACATCTACTCCCACTACACCTGTAACAG CCACATCTACTCCCACTACACATGTAACAG AACAAGACACATCTGCTTCCACTATACCTGTAACAG AGCAAGACACATCTGCTTCCACTATACCTGTAACAG AGGAAGCCACATCTGCTCCCATTACACCTGCAACAG GTGAAACCACATCTGCTCCTTCTACACTTGCACCAG GTGAAACCACATCTGCTccttctacacctgcaccag GTGGAACCACACCTGCTCCCACTACACTTGCACCAG GTCCATGTGCCTCTAACTCTTGTCCATTTGGCAGCACTTGTCAAGAACTCCTGCATAAttacacatgtgtgtgtcaACCGGGACTGTTCTACAATGAAGTGCAGAAAGTTTGTTATCTAG CAAAGACTTTCCCAACCGAGTTAAAATTGGCAGAGAGCTTTCAGCAAGGAATGGAAGACCAgaactcattaatattcaaacaAACAGCAGATGAAATTCTTAATGCG cttCAGGATGCTTTCAAGGATATTGATTATCTTGGATCCACAGTGTTGAGTCTAAA AAAAGGCAGTGTGATAGCAGATGTAGAGAATTTCTTCAGCCCCACATCAGAGGTTACTGCAGACACTGTAAAGAAACACTTAAGTGAAGCAATTAAGAAGCCTGGGGTTTTATTAGGCGCTAATGTCATGT ATGACAACATATGCAATAAAGGATACTGTCATGATGAAAGCACAAACTGTGATCCCGGCAGTGGTCTAGCTTCATGCACATGCAGGGATGGATATATCAAGATAACGCAAACAAACCAGGCATGTGCCG CCTGTCCAAGTGGTCAGAAAGCAGTGAATCAGGAAGAATGTAAATT atgtGCTTTTGGATTTTCTGGTTTCAACTGTGAAGATC CATATCTCTTAATCCTGGTTGTGGTCGCCTGTGTTTTGGGTACACTATTTCTTGCCACTCTCACAGGTGCTATTGTCTTGTACACGAG GTCAAAGAAAATGACCAAATCTCCAGAAAAAATACCCGCAAATGGCAATCTGGAGTTCACTAAACCTGCAGGAATTCCCAGGATCCCACGGGTTAACCCTAATTCTGGTTGGCAACCAACCAATCTGGAGATGACAGACAGTGGAAGTAGACATGCCCTGGTGACAAAAGATCGCACAGAGACCACAGCG ATGTGGAACTATGACTACCCTGAAGACACAAGGAGCTATAAGACCCAGACACCTTCTAGAACAGGATATGCAGCCACAGGAGCTTATGATGGCTCCAGGGTCACAAGAAACCCTTACTATGATGCATATGATGACAAAATACGCAGATACTAA
- the muc13b gene encoding mucin-13b isoform X45 → MALIKQLLSLYLLFLLVGGNVVLTITATSAPITNVTATSAPITTVTGETTSTPTTPVTETATSTPTTHVTEQDTSASTIPVTEEATSAPITPATGETTSAPSTLAPGETTSAPSTPAPGGTTPAPTTLAPGPCASNSCPFGSTCQELLHNYTCVCQPGLFYNEVQKVCYLAKTFPTELKLAESFQQGMEDQNSLIFKQTADEILNALQDAFKDIDYLGSTVLSLKKGSVIADVENFFSPTSEVTADTVKKHLSEAIKKPGVLLGANVMYDNICNKGYCHDESTNCDPGSGLASCTCRDGYIKITQTNQACAACPSGQKAVNQEECKLCAFGFSGFNCEDPYLLILVVVACVLGTLFLATLTGAIVLYTRSKKMTKSPEKIPANGNLEFTKPAGIPRIPRVNPNSGWQPTNLEMTDSGSRHALVTKDRTETTAMWNYDYPEDTRSYKTQTPSRTGYAATGAYDGSRVTRNPYYDAYDDKIRRY, encoded by the exons CCACATCTGCTCCCATTACAACTGTAACAG GTGAAACCACATCTACTCCCACTACACCTGTAACAG AGACAGCCACATCTACTCCCACTACACATGTAACAG AGCAAGACACATCTGCTTCCACTATACCTGTAACAG AGGAAGCCACATCTGCTCCCATTACACCTGCAACAG GTGAAACCACATCTGCTCCTTCTACACTTGCACCAG GTGAAACCACATCTGCTccttctacacctgcaccag GTGGAACCACACCTGCTCCCACTACACTTGCACCAG GTCCATGTGCCTCTAACTCTTGTCCATTTGGCAGCACTTGTCAAGAACTCCTGCATAAttacacatgtgtgtgtcaACCGGGACTGTTCTACAATGAAGTGCAGAAAGTTTGTTATCTAG CAAAGACTTTCCCAACCGAGTTAAAATTGGCAGAGAGCTTTCAGCAAGGAATGGAAGACCAgaactcattaatattcaaacaAACAGCAGATGAAATTCTTAATGCG cttCAGGATGCTTTCAAGGATATTGATTATCTTGGATCCACAGTGTTGAGTCTAAA AAAAGGCAGTGTGATAGCAGATGTAGAGAATTTCTTCAGCCCCACATCAGAGGTTACTGCAGACACTGTAAAGAAACACTTAAGTGAAGCAATTAAGAAGCCTGGGGTTTTATTAGGCGCTAATGTCATGT ATGACAACATATGCAATAAAGGATACTGTCATGATGAAAGCACAAACTGTGATCCCGGCAGTGGTCTAGCTTCATGCACATGCAGGGATGGATATATCAAGATAACGCAAACAAACCAGGCATGTGCCG CCTGTCCAAGTGGTCAGAAAGCAGTGAATCAGGAAGAATGTAAATT atgtGCTTTTGGATTTTCTGGTTTCAACTGTGAAGATC CATATCTCTTAATCCTGGTTGTGGTCGCCTGTGTTTTGGGTACACTATTTCTTGCCACTCTCACAGGTGCTATTGTCTTGTACACGAG GTCAAAGAAAATGACCAAATCTCCAGAAAAAATACCCGCAAATGGCAATCTGGAGTTCACTAAACCTGCAGGAATTCCCAGGATCCCACGGGTTAACCCTAATTCTGGTTGGCAACCAACCAATCTGGAGATGACAGACAGTGGAAGTAGACATGCCCTGGTGACAAAAGATCGCACAGAGACCACAGCG ATGTGGAACTATGACTACCCTGAAGACACAAGGAGCTATAAGACCCAGACACCTTCTAGAACAGGATATGCAGCCACAGGAGCTTATGATGGCTCCAGGGTCACAAGAAACCCTTACTATGATGCATATGATGACAAAATACGCAGATACTAA